The Streptomyces aurantiacus genome includes a region encoding these proteins:
- a CDS encoding ABC transporter ATP-binding protein, with the protein MNTNEHVIEVTDLRRVYGDEFEAVRGVSFTVGRGELFALLGTNGAGKTSTVELIEGLAPPAGGRVRVLGHDPYTERALVRPRIGVMLQEGGFPSELTVAETVRMWAGCTSGARPESEALSLVGLTRRAGVRVKQLSGGEKRRLDLALALLGRPEVLFLDEPTTGLDAEGRQETWELVRELRRSGTTVLLTTHYLEEAEGLADRLAIMHAGRLAVSGTPAEVTASQPSRISFELPDGYHPGDLPPLAALGISGHELDGRVLRLRTNELQRAATGLLVWAERIGVELRGLDVRSGSLEEAFLRIARDVSERDARAEQARNPERSGAAGAPGTRGSLWTSKKSQDSKNAENAENSKNSKKENVA; encoded by the coding sequence ATGAACACGAATGAACACGTGATTGAGGTCACTGATCTACGCCGCGTGTACGGGGACGAGTTCGAAGCCGTACGGGGGGTGTCCTTCACGGTCGGCCGGGGCGAACTGTTCGCGCTGCTCGGGACCAACGGCGCGGGCAAGACCTCCACCGTCGAACTGATCGAGGGCCTCGCACCGCCGGCCGGCGGCCGGGTCCGCGTCCTCGGACACGACCCGTACACCGAACGCGCGCTGGTCCGCCCACGCATCGGCGTGATGCTCCAGGAGGGTGGCTTCCCCTCCGAACTGACCGTCGCGGAGACGGTACGGATGTGGGCGGGCTGCACGAGCGGGGCCCGGCCGGAGAGCGAGGCGCTGTCACTGGTCGGCCTGACCCGCAGGGCCGGCGTACGGGTGAAGCAGCTGTCCGGCGGCGAGAAGCGGCGTCTGGACCTGGCACTCGCGCTCCTCGGGCGGCCCGAGGTGCTCTTCCTGGACGAGCCGACGACCGGCCTCGACGCCGAAGGGCGCCAGGAGACCTGGGAGTTGGTCCGCGAGCTGCGCCGGTCGGGCACGACCGTGCTGCTCACCACGCACTACCTGGAGGAGGCGGAGGGGCTCGCCGACCGGCTCGCGATCATGCACGCCGGCCGGCTCGCGGTCTCCGGCACCCCGGCCGAGGTGACCGCCTCCCAGCCGTCGCGGATCTCCTTCGAGCTGCCCGACGGCTACCACCCCGGCGACCTGCCGCCGCTCGCCGCACTCGGCATCAGCGGGCACGAGCTCGACGGGCGCGTCCTGCGGCTGCGTACGAACGAACTGCAGCGCGCCGCCACCGGGCTGCTGGTGTGGGCCGAGCGGATCGGGGTCGAGCTGCGGGGGCTCGATGTGCGGTCCGGGTCCCTGGAGGAGGCGTTCCTGCGGATCGCGCGTGACGTGTCGGAGCGGGACGCACGGGCGGAGCAGGCGCGGAACCCGGAGCGCTCCGGGGCCGCAGGAGCCCCGGGGACGCGTGGCAGCCTCTGGACCTCGAAGAAGTCACAGGACTCCAAGAACGCCGAGAACGCCGAGAACTCGAAGAACTCCAAGAAGGAGAACGTGGCATGA
- a CDS encoding ABC transporter permease, translating into MSAVTGTRNAPAGTATTVTAAGRMASLARAELTLLGRSRATFFAAVFVPLVMPFSLRSVVEDMDLKGAGLSVGSVILPSAVGFSLLFAVYSSLVSVYAARREELVLKRLRTGELRDAEILAGAALPSVLVGLVQCLLLTAACAALLDVGAPEAPHLAVVGLLLGLVMWPALAAVTASFSKSVEGAQVAAMPLLLVSMMGSGAFVPFEVMPDRLASFCELLPLSPVITLIRGGWTGNLSAYEALGAVATALAWTVLAVFAVQRWFRWEPRR; encoded by the coding sequence ATGAGCGCGGTGACCGGGACCAGGAACGCACCCGCGGGCACGGCCACGACCGTGACCGCGGCCGGGCGCATGGCCTCCCTCGCCCGGGCCGAACTCACCCTGCTCGGGCGCAGCAGGGCCACCTTCTTCGCGGCGGTGTTCGTGCCGCTGGTCATGCCGTTCAGCCTCCGCTCGGTGGTCGAGGACATGGACCTCAAGGGGGCGGGGCTCTCGGTCGGATCGGTCATCCTGCCCTCCGCCGTCGGCTTCTCCCTCCTCTTCGCCGTCTACAGCTCGCTGGTGAGCGTCTACGCCGCCCGCCGTGAGGAGCTCGTCCTCAAGCGGCTGCGCACCGGCGAGCTGCGCGACGCGGAGATCCTGGCGGGCGCCGCCCTGCCGTCGGTCCTCGTCGGCCTGGTGCAGTGCCTGCTCCTGACGGCCGCCTGCGCGGCGCTCCTGGACGTGGGGGCGCCCGAGGCACCCCACCTCGCCGTGGTGGGACTCCTCCTGGGGCTCGTGATGTGGCCGGCGCTCGCGGCGGTGACCGCGAGCTTCAGCAAGAGCGTGGAGGGCGCCCAGGTCGCGGCGATGCCGCTGCTGCTCGTGTCGATGATGGGTTCCGGCGCCTTCGTGCCCTTCGAGGTCATGCCCGACCGGCTCGCCTCCTTCTGCGAACTGCTCCCGCTGTCGCCGGTGATCACGCTGATCCGCGGCGGCTGGACAGGAAACCTCTCCGCGTACGAGGCTCTGGGCGCCGTCGCCACCGCGCTGGCCTGGACCGTGCTCGCGGTGTTTGCTGTGCAGAGGTGGTTCCGCTGGGAACCGCGGCGCTGA
- a CDS encoding sensor histidine kinase — translation MRRPSAWWRGKSTPAKVETYTRWSFHFFPFVEVTAIGLPLFGHVGLKLAVWLFLPLCGHALLCAVTASRALDWTRGTREQPVRLLMALGVVTALLGTAALGLAEHGPGDEGAGTAAGSLFVGVLAFGAGTITLGVRDRRRALAIVAGFAAGAGAVSLPLGVPAPASLGAAFAVLLAGGFLAFTSVFSVWLLNAVYELDAARETRTRLAVAEERLRFGRDLHDVMGRNLAVIALKSELAVQLARRERPEAVDQMIEVQRIAHESQREVREVVRGYREADLGTELSGAQGVLTAAGVDCTVTGSATGLPPAVQSALGWVVREATTNVLRHGDARRCRVSLEPAGTHVVLTVENDGVDRGAQERAGEPGARGEGGPDGVPSAGRGPQLGGGSGLAGLRERLAAVAGTLEAGPVDSGLFRVVAEVPLPPSSPARSWPQRSSSQPSPQPSPSQLSASSPSPSSPSPVPRSVSEEVGS, via the coding sequence ATGCGCAGGCCGAGCGCCTGGTGGCGCGGGAAGAGCACGCCGGCGAAGGTCGAGACGTACACCCGCTGGTCCTTCCACTTCTTTCCTTTCGTGGAGGTCACCGCGATCGGGCTCCCCCTGTTCGGGCACGTCGGGTTGAAGCTCGCCGTCTGGCTGTTCCTGCCGCTGTGCGGGCACGCCCTGCTCTGCGCGGTGACCGCGTCCCGGGCGCTCGACTGGACACGCGGCACCCGTGAACAACCCGTACGCCTGCTCATGGCCCTCGGCGTGGTCACCGCGCTGCTCGGGACGGCCGCGCTCGGCCTCGCCGAGCACGGCCCGGGCGACGAGGGCGCCGGCACGGCGGCGGGCTCCCTCTTCGTGGGCGTGCTGGCCTTCGGGGCCGGCACCATCACACTGGGGGTGCGCGACCGGCGGCGTGCCCTGGCGATCGTGGCCGGCTTCGCCGCGGGGGCCGGAGCCGTGTCGCTCCCCCTGGGTGTCCCGGCGCCCGCCTCGCTGGGCGCGGCCTTCGCGGTACTGCTCGCCGGCGGATTCCTCGCCTTCACCTCCGTCTTCTCGGTGTGGCTGCTCAACGCCGTGTACGAGCTCGACGCGGCCCGTGAGACCCGTACCCGCCTCGCCGTCGCCGAGGAGCGGCTCCGCTTCGGGCGCGACCTGCACGACGTGATGGGCCGCAACCTCGCGGTGATCGCCCTCAAGAGCGAGCTCGCCGTGCAGCTCGCGCGCCGCGAGCGCCCCGAGGCCGTGGATCAGATGATCGAGGTGCAGCGGATCGCCCACGAGTCGCAGCGCGAGGTCCGCGAGGTCGTACGCGGCTACCGCGAGGCGGACCTCGGCACCGAACTCTCCGGCGCACAGGGCGTCCTGACCGCGGCGGGGGTCGACTGCACGGTGACCGGTTCCGCGACGGGCCTGCCCCCGGCGGTCCAGTCGGCGCTGGGATGGGTCGTACGGGAGGCCACCACGAACGTCCTGCGGCACGGAGACGCCCGGCGGTGTCGCGTCTCGCTGGAACCGGCCGGGACCCACGTGGTCCTCACCGTCGAGAACGACGGGGTGGACCGGGGCGCGCAGGAGCGGGCCGGGGAGCCCGGTGCGCGGGGCGAAGGGGGTCCCGACGGGGTCCCCTCGGCAGGGCGGGGCCCTCAGCTCGGCGGCGGGTCCGGGCTCGCCGGACTGAGGGAGCGGCTGGCCGCGGTGGCCGGGACGCTGGAGGCGGGACCCGTCGACAGCGGCCTGTTCAGGGTCGTGGCCGAGGTGCCACTGCCTCCGTCCTCCCCCGCACGGTCCTGGCCCCAGCGGTCCTCCTCCCAGCCGTCCCCACAGCCGTCCCCCTCCCAGCTTTCTGCTTCCTCACCGTCCCCCTCCTCACCTTCTCCCGTTCCCCGCTCAGTGAGTGAAGAGGTCGGTTCATGA
- a CDS encoding response regulator transcription factor → MTSVRPIRLLLADDEHLIRGALAALLGLEEDLLVVAEAADGPEALAMARAHEPDVAVLDLQMPGADGVRVATSLRTELPACRALIVTSHGRPGHLKRALAAGVRGFVPKTVSAQRLAEIIRTVHAGNRYVDPELAADAISAGDSPLTAREAEVLELAADGAPVVEIAERAALSQGTVRNYLSSAVSKLGVENRHSAVRLARERGWV, encoded by the coding sequence ATGACGTCCGTACGACCCATCCGGCTGCTGCTCGCCGACGACGAGCACCTCATCCGGGGGGCTCTCGCCGCGCTGCTCGGGCTCGAGGAGGACCTGCTCGTGGTGGCCGAGGCGGCCGACGGACCCGAGGCCCTGGCGATGGCCCGGGCCCACGAACCCGACGTGGCGGTACTGGATCTGCAGATGCCCGGGGCCGACGGTGTGAGGGTGGCCACATCGCTGCGGACCGAACTGCCAGCCTGCCGGGCGCTGATCGTGACCAGCCATGGGCGCCCCGGGCATCTCAAGCGGGCACTTGCGGCAGGTGTGCGCGGGTTCGTCCCGAAGACGGTCAGCGCGCAACGGCTCGCGGAGATCATCCGTACCGTGCATGCCGGAAACCGTTACGTCGACCCGGAGTTGGCCGCCGACGCGATCTCCGCCGGGGACTCGCCGCTGACCGCGCGCGAGGCCGAGGTGCTGGAGCTGGCCGCCGATGGCGCGCCCGTCGTGGAGATCGCGGAGCGGGCCGCGCTGTCCCAGGGGACCGTGCGGAACTATCTGTCGTCCGCCGTGTCCAAGCTCGGCGTCGAGAACCGTCACTCGGCGGTGCGTCTCGCACGGGAGCGAGGTTGGGTATAG
- a CDS encoding phosphoribosylaminoimidazolesuccinocarboxamide synthase, protein MSGFVEKPEPVEVPGLVHLHTGKVRDLYQNEAGDLVMVASDRLSAFDWVLPTEIPDKGRVLTQLSLWWFDKVADLLPNHVLGTEPPPGAPAEWQGRTLICKSLRMVPVECVARGYLTGSGLAEYNETRTVCGLGLPEGLTDGSELPGPIFTPATKAAVGEHDENVAYEEVARQVGAETAAQLRQATLAVYRRGRDIAHGRGIILADTKFEFGFDGETLVIADEVLTPDSSRFWPADQWEPGRAQPSFDKQYVRDWLTSAESGWDRRSEQPPPALPQAVVDATRAKYVEAYERLTGAAWT, encoded by the coding sequence GTGTCCGGATTCGTAGAAAAGCCCGAGCCCGTCGAGGTTCCGGGCCTGGTGCACCTGCACACCGGCAAGGTGCGCGACCTGTACCAGAACGAGGCGGGCGACCTCGTGATGGTCGCCAGCGACCGCCTGTCGGCGTTCGACTGGGTGCTGCCCACGGAGATCCCCGACAAGGGCCGCGTCCTGACGCAGCTCTCGCTCTGGTGGTTCGACAAGGTCGCCGATCTGCTGCCGAACCACGTCCTCGGCACCGAGCCGCCGCCCGGCGCCCCCGCCGAATGGCAGGGCCGCACCCTGATCTGCAAGTCGCTGCGGATGGTCCCGGTCGAGTGCGTCGCCCGCGGCTATCTCACCGGCTCGGGCCTTGCCGAGTACAACGAGACCCGTACCGTCTGCGGCCTCGGCCTGCCCGAGGGGCTGACCGACGGCTCGGAGCTGCCCGGCCCGATCTTCACCCCGGCCACCAAGGCCGCCGTCGGCGAGCACGACGAGAACGTCGCGTACGAGGAGGTGGCCCGCCAGGTCGGCGCGGAGACCGCGGCCCAGCTGCGGCAGGCGACGCTCGCCGTCTACCGCCGCGGCCGGGACATCGCACACGGACGCGGGATCATCCTCGCGGACACCAAGTTCGAGTTCGGCTTCGACGGCGAGACGCTCGTGATCGCCGACGAGGTGCTGACCCCGGACTCGTCCCGTTTCTGGCCCGCCGACCAGTGGGAGCCGGGCCGCGCGCAGCCCTCGTTCGACAAGCAGTACGTACGGGACTGGCTGACGTCCGCCGAGTCCGGCTGGGACCGCCGCAGCGAGCAGCCGCCGCCCGCCCTGCCGCAGGCGGTCGTGGACGCGACCCGCGCGAAGTACGTGGAGGCGTACGAGCGGCTGACGGGCGCCGCCTGGACCTGA
- a CDS encoding N,N-dimethylformamidase beta subunit family domain-containing protein: MGSEQIRRWESGALAHAVTDPFGQGPVPWLRGSEHYFDDTGHVVPWYVDHAPPPGVTPPGDQHRSSGPRIPTPRTTAGDPRSADDVHRQIKGFASTGAAAPGEAIDFHITVDPPQQFSVDIYRIGHYGGDGASKITTSPRLSGIVQPPPLTADRTVSCHHWWLSWRLQIPSYWSVGAYVAVLTTDDGHRSHIPFTVRDDHPADLLLLLPDITWQAYNLYPEDGHTGASLYHAWDESGRLLGEADAATTVSFDRPYAGAGLPLHVGHAYDFIRWAERYGYDLAYADARDLHAGRVDPTRYRGLVFPGHDEYWSTTMRRTVDVAREHGTSLVFLSANTMYWQVELGCSPSGVPDRLLTCRKRRGPGKPALWREVDRPEQEVLGIQYAGRVPEAHPLVVRNADHWLWEATGAHEGDELEGMVAGEADRYFPRIALPEHQGRILLSHSPYRDTEGAIRHQETSLYRAHSGALVFAAGTFAWSPALDRPGHVDTRVQRATANLLDRICKRD, encoded by the coding sequence ATGGGGTCGGAGCAGATTCGCCGGTGGGAGTCGGGGGCGCTGGCGCATGCCGTCACCGACCCCTTCGGGCAGGGCCCCGTTCCGTGGCTGCGCGGCAGTGAGCACTACTTCGACGACACGGGGCACGTCGTCCCCTGGTACGTGGACCACGCACCGCCGCCCGGCGTCACACCCCCCGGTGATCAGCACCGGAGTAGCGGCCCGCGGATCCCCACCCCCCGCACCACCGCCGGAGACCCCCGCTCGGCCGACGACGTCCACCGTCAGATCAAGGGCTTCGCCTCCACCGGAGCGGCCGCCCCCGGCGAGGCCATCGACTTCCACATCACGGTGGACCCGCCGCAGCAGTTCAGCGTGGACATCTACCGCATCGGACACTACGGCGGCGACGGCGCGAGCAAGATCACCACCAGTCCGCGCCTCTCCGGGATCGTCCAGCCGCCCCCGCTCACCGCGGACCGCACCGTCTCCTGCCACCACTGGTGGCTCTCGTGGCGGCTGCAGATCCCGTCGTACTGGAGCGTCGGCGCGTACGTCGCCGTGCTCACCACCGACGACGGCCATCGTTCCCACATCCCGTTCACGGTCCGCGACGACCACCCCGCCGACCTGCTGCTCCTCCTGCCGGACATCACCTGGCAGGCGTACAACCTCTACCCGGAGGACGGCCACACGGGCGCGAGCCTCTACCACGCGTGGGACGAGAGCGGCCGGCTGCTCGGTGAGGCCGACGCCGCGACGACGGTCTCCTTCGACCGCCCGTACGCGGGCGCGGGACTGCCCCTGCACGTGGGTCACGCCTACGACTTCATCCGCTGGGCCGAGCGCTACGGCTACGACCTCGCGTACGCCGACGCCCGCGATCTGCACGCCGGCCGGGTCGATCCCACGCGCTACCGCGGCCTGGTCTTCCCGGGGCACGACGAGTACTGGTCGACGACCATGCGCCGGACCGTGGACGTGGCCCGCGAGCACGGCACCTCGCTCGTCTTCCTCTCCGCCAACACCATGTACTGGCAGGTGGAGTTGGGCTGCTCGCCGTCCGGCGTCCCCGACCGGCTGCTCACCTGCCGAAAACGCCGCGGGCCCGGAAAACCGGCCCTGTGGCGCGAGGTGGACCGTCCGGAGCAGGAAGTCCTGGGCATCCAGTACGCGGGCCGGGTGCCCGAGGCCCACCCGCTCGTCGTCCGCAACGCCGATCACTGGCTGTGGGAGGCGACCGGGGCCCACGAGGGCGACGAGCTGGAGGGCATGGTCGCGGGCGAGGCCGACCGCTACTTCCCCCGTATCGCGCTCCCCGAGCACCAGGGCCGCATCCTCCTCTCCCACTCCCCGTACCGGGACACGGAGGGAGCGATCCGCCACCAGGAGACGTCCCTGTACCGCGCGCACTCCGGCGCCCTCGTCTTCGCGGCGGGCACCTTCGCCTGGTCCCCGGCCCTGGACCGCCCGGGCCACGTCGACACCCGCGTCCAGCGCGCCACGGCCAACCTCCTGGACCGCATCTGCAAACGCGACTGA